One window of the Crassaminicella thermophila genome contains the following:
- a CDS encoding SPL family radical SAM protein has product MKDLRRNLWNADFSHIYIEKRAVNHPNTQKILSHFSKANLIEIDHYKDVFCRRHQSFSLQKKSIKIILAVRNDHFIYEGAKPCEDFGNAHFYYTSSMMNCIYNCEYCYLQGMYPSANIVIFVNIEDTFEAVKKLLKKHPVYLCISYDTDLLAFEGITSFVREWIKFAKNYKDLIIELRTKSANFKAIKDIQPLENIILAWTLSPDEIIRLHEEKTPSLQARLKSIKEAMENGWNVRICFDPLLYTKNWKEQYESCIEQTFEILPHHKIHDVSVGVFRVSKDYLKKMKKERSTSKLLAYPFCFNDGMASYSEKHAKQMINFVYEKVSEYIPKSKIFI; this is encoded by the coding sequence TTGAAAGACTTAAGGAGAAACTTATGGAATGCTGATTTTTCACATATTTATATAGAAAAGAGAGCAGTGAATCACCCGAATACACAAAAAATTTTATCTCATTTTTCAAAGGCTAATTTGATTGAAATTGATCATTATAAAGATGTATTTTGTCGTAGGCATCAAAGTTTTTCATTGCAAAAGAAAAGTATCAAAATTATTTTAGCAGTCAGGAATGATCATTTTATCTATGAAGGGGCAAAACCTTGTGAGGATTTTGGAAATGCCCACTTTTACTATACTTCTTCTATGATGAATTGTATTTATAATTGTGAATATTGTTATCTTCAGGGCATGTATCCATCTGCAAATATTGTTATTTTTGTGAATATAGAGGATACTTTTGAAGCAGTGAAAAAACTTCTAAAAAAGCATCCCGTTTATTTATGTATATCTTATGATACGGATTTGTTAGCTTTTGAAGGAATTACTTCCTTTGTTAGGGAATGGATTAAGTTTGCAAAGAATTATAAGGATTTAATAATTGAATTACGAACTAAAAGTGCAAATTTCAAAGCAATAAAAGATATTCAGCCTTTAGAAAATATAATTTTAGCGTGGACTTTATCACCAGATGAAATTATTCGTTTACATGAAGAAAAAACACCATCCCTTCAGGCAAGACTTAAAAGCATTAAAGAAGCTATGGAAAATGGCTGGAATGTAAGGATTTGTTTTGATCCTTTGTTGTATACAAAAAACTGGAAAGAACAATATGAATCATGTATAGAGCAAACGTTTGAGATTTTACCACATCATAAAATACATGATGTAAGTGTGGGAGTTTTTAGGGTTTCTAAGGATTATCTTAAAAAAATGAAAAAGGAAAGAAGTACTTCTAAGTTACTAGCTTATCCTTTTTGTTTTAATGATGGCATGGCTAGTTATTCAGAAAAACATGCAAAACAAATGATTAATTTTGTATATGAAAAAGTAAGCGAGTATATACCTAAATCTAAAATTTTTATTTGA
- a CDS encoding Na+/H+ antiporter NhaC family protein, with amino-acid sequence MEKDVLHYGMISILPAIVALGLAIWSKRVIESLIVGIFSGAMIIDANANGIGHAILYGITNLFNAIAGHPANSDLGLRGMGLIRNQGRADTILVVLLLGAFITILDKSGGAFAFGEWVSSKVKTKKGAQNATALMGCSLFTSAYFSSLATGTVFRPIYDKMKISREKLGFILDSTSAPINTLIPISGWVAYMGALIVDNIPEVTDPMRGLIATIPFNFYCIVILVVVFLVANDKIKDFGPMKKAEERVQKQVKIENKVQQEMAATSEIRNGTVSDMVWPLGVSVFILVILGLWNYTIANFFDVGRVPLNGNKMLIISFMLGIIVAFIKYTSSKLMTAKEFLDEVIEGTKSAIIGGMIIILAVTLGDMLRAQAPEGLGAAQYLGDVAGSIIPKGIVPFAVFLLSSFMGFSMGTSWGVWGIMMPIAVPLTLATGGNPYIAAAAVLSGGTFGDHCSPISDTTIMSSIGAGCEHMDHVNTQLPYALLAAGIASVCFLIAGFIL; translated from the coding sequence GTGGAAAAGGATGTATTACATTATGGAATGATCTCAATTTTACCTGCCATAGTAGCATTAGGATTAGCGATTTGGTCAAAAAGGGTTATTGAATCATTGATAGTAGGTATTTTTAGTGGTGCTATGATCATTGATGCAAATGCAAATGGCATTGGACATGCTATTTTGTATGGAATTACAAATTTATTTAATGCTATTGCTGGGCATCCTGCTAATAGTGATTTAGGACTAAGAGGGATGGGATTAATCAGAAATCAAGGAAGAGCAGATACAATTTTAGTGGTATTGCTTTTAGGTGCATTTATTACAATTCTTGATAAATCTGGTGGTGCGTTTGCTTTTGGAGAATGGGTATCTAGTAAAGTAAAAACCAAAAAAGGTGCACAGAATGCAACGGCATTAATGGGATGTTCACTATTTACAAGTGCATATTTTAGTTCATTAGCAACAGGAACCGTATTTAGACCGATTTATGACAAGATGAAAATATCAAGAGAGAAATTAGGTTTTATCTTAGATTCTACTTCAGCACCTATTAATACATTGATTCCTATTTCTGGTTGGGTAGCGTATATGGGAGCTCTAATAGTTGATAATATTCCGGAAGTTACAGATCCTATGAGAGGATTAATAGCGACTATTCCATTTAACTTTTATTGTATTGTAATTTTAGTAGTTGTTTTTCTAGTTGCGAATGATAAGATTAAAGATTTTGGACCAATGAAGAAAGCAGAAGAAAGAGTGCAAAAACAAGTAAAGATAGAAAATAAAGTACAGCAGGAAATGGCTGCAACAAGTGAGATAAGGAATGGAACAGTATCGGATATGGTTTGGCCTTTAGGGGTTTCTGTTTTTATATTAGTTATATTAGGATTGTGGAATTATACAATTGCAAACTTTTTTGATGTTGGAAGAGTACCTCTTAATGGAAACAAAATGTTAATTATCAGCTTTATGTTAGGAATAATTGTAGCTTTTATAAAATATACTAGCAGCAAACTAATGACTGCAAAGGAATTTTTAGATGAAGTTATTGAAGGAACAAAATCTGCTATAATAGGTGGAATGATTATTATCTTAGCAGTTACTTTAGGGGATATGCTAAGAGCACAAGCTCCAGAAGGATTAGGTGCAGCGCAATACCTAGGAGACGTTGCAGGTAGTATTATTCCAAAAGGAATTGTTCCTTTTGCAGTATTTTTATTATCTTCCTTTATGGGATTTTCAATGGGGACTTCATGGGGAGTATGGGGAATAATGATGCCTATTGCTGTACCTCTTACTTTAGCGACAGGAGGAAATCCATATATTGCGGCAGCAGCAGTTTTGTCAGGAGGAACTTTTGGAGATCACTGTTCTCCAATATCAGATACAACCATTATGTCATCTATTGGAGCTGGATGTGAACATATGGATCATGTAAACACACAACTTCCATATGCGTTGTTAGCAGCAGGAATTGCTTCAGTTTGTTTCTTAATTGCAGGATTTATATTATAA
- a CDS encoding 5'-methylthioadenosine/S-adenosylhomocysteine nucleosidase family protein, whose translation MKLYEIFKNEEVTLIISGIGPFESAIATTYLLTQYNAGISDIFMNIGICGSKKEDRKIGSIFLCNKIINSDTKRTYYPDVLVKHPFIEGALETFSAVINKEKKKIIVGDLVDMEGAGAFQAASSFLPPHNIYVIKIVSDLLDGESVTPKFVSQMINENISIICNFIKEIDKINTTSKKVLIEEEEEVLNRICKNLRLTSTMEYQLKDLSIQYKIREGGLLNKLESFLKVSCKDKKERKMHFERLKEKLMEC comes from the coding sequence GTGAAACTATATGAAATTTTTAAAAATGAGGAAGTTACATTAATTATAAGCGGTATAGGTCCATTTGAATCTGCGATTGCTACTACGTATTTGCTTACTCAATACAATGCGGGTATTTCTGATATATTTATGAATATAGGGATTTGTGGGAGCAAAAAAGAGGATAGGAAGATAGGAAGTATATTTTTATGCAATAAAATTATTAATAGCGATACAAAAAGGACGTATTATCCAGACGTATTGGTAAAGCATCCTTTTATAGAAGGTGCTTTAGAGACATTTTCAGCAGTTATAAATAAAGAAAAGAAAAAAATAATTGTAGGTGATTTAGTAGATATGGAAGGAGCAGGAGCATTTCAGGCAGCGTCAAGTTTCTTACCCCCTCATAATATTTACGTTATAAAAATTGTTTCGGATTTATTAGATGGCGAGTCTGTAACACCTAAGTTTGTGTCGCAAATGATAAACGAAAACATTTCCATCATTTGTAACTTCATAAAAGAAATAGATAAAATAAATACAACATCGAAAAAGGTATTGATTGAAGAAGAAGAGGAAGTACTTAATAGAATTTGCAAAAACTTAAGACTTACGAGTACTATGGAATATCAATTAAAAGATCTTAGTATTCAATACAAGATTCGAGAAGGAGGTTTATTAAATAAGCTAGAATCTTTTTTAAAGGTTTCTTGTAAAGATAAAAAAGAGAGGAAGATGCATTTTGAAAGACTTAAGGAGAAACTTATGGAATGCTGA